In the Kitasatospora terrestris genome, one interval contains:
- a CDS encoding DUF1775 domain-containing protein, which produces MQRSRLVARALIPTAVLAGAVLVAGPASAHVEVESATPQALAVGAVVAFDAEGESSTAGITEVKVALPAGLTGSDVTLAEAPTGWTFAASADGYTVSGPALAPGANAAYKIKVRQLPDAKELAFKSLVTYSDGQVDRWIEVPQNGSKPQHPAPVLTLTAAAPGATPLPAAGAASPSAAASVSASPSPSAAASSPAAAPAPVPAAAPAEKKSSGGGTVVIAVIAAAAVLTGVLVWRRRAAR; this is translated from the coding sequence ATGCAGCGCTCCCGCCTTGTCGCCCGCGCCCTGATCCCGACGGCCGTGCTGGCCGGCGCCGTCCTGGTGGCCGGTCCGGCGTCCGCCCACGTCGAGGTGGAGTCCGCCACGCCGCAGGCGCTGGCCGTCGGCGCGGTGGTCGCCTTCGACGCCGAGGGGGAGTCGTCCACCGCCGGCATCACCGAGGTCAAGGTCGCGCTGCCGGCCGGGCTGACCGGCTCCGACGTGACGCTCGCCGAGGCGCCCACCGGCTGGACGTTCGCGGCGAGCGCCGACGGGTACACCGTCTCCGGCCCGGCCCTGGCGCCGGGTGCGAACGCCGCGTACAAGATCAAGGTGCGGCAGCTGCCGGACGCCAAGGAGCTGGCCTTCAAGTCGCTGGTCACCTACTCCGACGGCCAGGTGGACCGCTGGATCGAGGTGCCGCAGAACGGCAGCAAGCCGCAGCACCCGGCGCCGGTCCTCACGCTCACCGCCGCCGCGCCGGGCGCCACCCCGCTGCCCGCGGCCGGCGCCGCCTCGCCGTCCGCCGCGGCCTCCGTCTCGGCCTCGCCGTCGCCGTCGGCGGCGGCGAGCAGCCCGGCGGCCGCGCCCGCGCCGGTGCCCGCGGCCGCTCCCGCCGAGAAGAAGTCCTCGGGCGGCGGCACCGTGGTGATCGCCGTGATCGCGGCCGCCGCCGTGCTGACCGGCGTGCTGGTCTGGCGCCGCCGCGCCGCCCGCTGA
- a CDS encoding undecaprenyl-diphosphate phosphatase, which produces MSWFHAAVLGLIQGLTEFLPVSSSGHLRVFSALMGWDDPGAAFTAVTQLGTESAVLIYFRKDIAAIVSTWVRSLFKPALRSDPHARMGWFVIVGTLPIGILGKLFQDTIETELRDLRIIGTTLIVFGVILAVADRTRAIRNARTVDQLTFPHALIYGAAQSLALIPGVSRSGGTISAGLFLGYSREAAARYSFLLAIPAVLASGVLELFKIGEGPAPAWGPTILATLIAFAVGYAAIAWFLKYISHNSFMPFVVYRILLGVLIIGLVTGGVLAPNAGAVH; this is translated from the coding sequence ATCAGCTGGTTCCACGCGGCCGTCCTCGGCCTGATCCAGGGGCTCACCGAGTTCCTGCCGGTCTCCTCCAGCGGCCACCTGCGGGTCTTCTCCGCGCTGATGGGCTGGGACGACCCGGGAGCCGCGTTCACGGCGGTGACCCAGCTGGGCACCGAGTCGGCCGTGCTGATCTACTTCCGCAAGGACATCGCCGCGATCGTCTCGACCTGGGTCCGCTCGCTGTTCAAGCCCGCGCTGCGCAGCGACCCGCACGCCCGGATGGGCTGGTTCGTGATCGTCGGCACGCTCCCGATCGGGATCCTGGGCAAGCTCTTCCAGGACACCATCGAGACCGAGCTGCGCGACCTGCGGATCATCGGCACCACGTTGATCGTCTTCGGCGTGATCCTGGCGGTCGCGGACCGCACCCGGGCGATCCGCAACGCCCGCACGGTCGACCAGTTGACCTTCCCGCACGCCCTGATCTACGGCGCCGCCCAGTCGCTGGCCCTGATCCCGGGCGTCTCCCGCTCCGGCGGCACGATCAGCGCCGGCCTGTTCCTCGGCTACAGCCGCGAGGCGGCGGCGCGGTACTCGTTCCTGCTGGCGATCCCGGCGGTGCTCGCCTCCGGCGTGCTGGAGCTGTTCAAGATCGGCGAGGGTCCGGCACCGGCCTGGGGGCCGACCATCCTGGCCACCCTGATCGCCTTCGCGGTCGGCTACGCGGCGATCGCCTGGTTCCTGAAGTACATCTCGCACAACAGCTTCATGCCGTTCGTGGTCTACCGGATCCTGCTGGGCGTCCTGATCATCGGCCTGGTGACCGGCGGGGTGCTGGCGCCGAACGCCGGCGCGGTCCACTGA
- a CDS encoding ferritin-like domain-containing protein has protein sequence MPYTAWIEHFTAEKARREHRGDPDWRAGAKLPETVWRSLQKFQVGEDGDGTNLIGKADLAGDPSYGRAVRMFVAEEQNHARLLARLLAADGRGTLGSHWSDAVFVRVRRLFGLRMELMVLMIAELVAVPYYRAVRDGSGDPLTGEVAGRILADEQRHIPFHRDRLRDSVAELPAAVRPAVLAGWRLLLLAAGVFVAVDHGPALHALRMPRTRFALEVARSGGPVARDILAAPDGAPSPAAA, from the coding sequence ATGCCCTACACCGCATGGATCGAGCACTTCACCGCCGAGAAGGCCCGCCGCGAACACCGCGGCGACCCCGACTGGCGGGCCGGGGCGAAGCTCCCCGAGACCGTCTGGCGCAGCCTGCAGAAGTTCCAGGTCGGCGAGGACGGCGACGGCACCAACCTGATCGGCAAGGCCGACCTGGCCGGGGACCCCTCCTACGGGAGAGCCGTACGGATGTTCGTCGCCGAGGAGCAGAACCACGCCCGGCTGCTCGCCCGGCTGCTGGCCGCCGACGGGCGCGGCACGCTCGGCTCGCACTGGAGCGACGCGGTCTTCGTCAGGGTCCGGCGGCTGTTCGGGCTGCGGATGGAACTGATGGTCCTGATGATCGCCGAACTGGTCGCCGTCCCCTACTACCGGGCCGTCCGCGACGGCTCCGGCGACCCGCTGACCGGCGAGGTGGCCGGCCGGATCCTCGCCGACGAGCAGCGGCACATCCCCTTCCACCGCGACCGGCTGCGCGACTCGGTCGCCGAACTGCCGGCCGCCGTCCGCCCGGCGGTGCTGGCCGGCTGGCGGCTGCTCCTCCTCGCCGCGGGCGTCTTCGTCGCCGTCGACCACGGCCCGGCCCTGCACGCCCTGCGGATGCCCCGCACCCGCTTCGCCCTCGAGGTCGCCCGCTCCGGCGGCCCGGTCGCCCGCGACATCCTCGCCGCCCCGGACGGCGCCCCGTCCCCGGCCGCCGCCTGA
- a CDS encoding glycerol-3-phosphate dehydrogenase/oxidase, which yields MKPVALSPRAREEALTALGSGTELDVLVVGGGVVGAGCALDAVTRGLTTGLVESRDWASGTSSRSSKLIHGGLRYLEMLDFRLVKEALQERALLIQRLAPHLVRPVKFLYPLKHRVWERPYVGAGVLLYDTMGATSGTSRGLPHHRHLSRRHALREFPALRPDALVGAVQYYDAQVDDARHTMTIVRTAAAYGALVANRTKVARFLRQGERVTGAVVVDLETGREFEVHAKQVINATGVWTDDTQALAVHRGQFHVRASKGVHILVPRDRINARSGLILRTEKSVLFVIPWGRHWLIGTTDTDWDLDKNHPAVSSSDIDYLLDHVNEVLSTPLSRDDVEGVYAGLRPLLAGDAAETSKLSREHLVGHPVPGLVVIAGGKYTTYRVMAKDAVDEAVRTLDGARPGPSVTHDVPLLGAEGYQALWNRRQNLAAESGLHVARIEHFLHRYGSLIGELLDIVKADPALGEPLPGSDDYLLAEAVYAVTHEGARHLDDVLTRRTRSSIESWDRGVAAAETVAALMAGPLGWDAQQVANEVEHYRKRVEAELEAQRQPDDVTADAARLGAPDIVPLH from the coding sequence GTGAAGCCTGTCGCCCTGTCACCCCGGGCCCGCGAGGAGGCGCTGACCGCCCTCGGCTCCGGCACCGAACTGGACGTGCTGGTGGTCGGCGGCGGCGTGGTCGGCGCGGGCTGCGCGCTGGACGCCGTGACCCGGGGCCTGACCACCGGCCTGGTGGAGAGCCGCGACTGGGCGAGCGGGACGTCCTCCCGCTCCAGCAAGCTGATCCACGGCGGTCTGCGCTACCTGGAGATGCTGGACTTCCGGCTGGTCAAGGAGGCGCTGCAGGAGCGCGCCCTGCTGATCCAGCGGCTGGCCCCGCACCTGGTCCGCCCGGTGAAGTTCCTCTACCCGCTGAAGCACCGGGTGTGGGAGCGCCCGTACGTCGGCGCGGGCGTGCTGCTCTACGACACCATGGGCGCCACCTCCGGCACCTCGCGCGGCCTGCCGCACCACCGGCACCTGAGCCGCCGTCACGCGCTGCGCGAGTTCCCCGCGCTGCGCCCCGACGCGCTGGTCGGCGCGGTGCAGTACTACGACGCGCAGGTGGACGACGCCCGGCACACCATGACCATCGTCCGCACCGCCGCCGCGTACGGCGCCCTGGTGGCGAACCGGACCAAGGTGGCGCGCTTCCTGCGGCAGGGCGAGCGGGTGACCGGTGCGGTGGTGGTCGACCTGGAGACCGGGCGCGAGTTCGAGGTGCACGCCAAGCAGGTGATCAACGCGACCGGCGTGTGGACCGACGACACCCAGGCGCTCGCCGTCCACCGCGGGCAGTTCCACGTCCGTGCGTCCAAGGGCGTGCACATCCTGGTGCCGCGGGACCGGATCAACGCCCGCTCGGGGCTGATCCTGCGCACCGAGAAGAGCGTCCTGTTCGTCATCCCGTGGGGCCGGCACTGGCTGATCGGCACCACCGACACCGACTGGGACCTGGACAAGAACCACCCGGCGGTCAGCTCCAGCGACATCGACTACCTGCTCGACCACGTCAACGAGGTGCTCTCCACGCCGCTCTCCCGGGACGACGTCGAAGGCGTCTACGCCGGCCTGCGCCCCCTGCTCGCCGGGGACGCCGCCGAGACCAGCAAGCTCTCCCGCGAACACCTGGTCGGCCACCCCGTCCCCGGGCTGGTGGTGATCGCCGGCGGCAAGTACACCACCTACCGGGTGATGGCCAAGGACGCCGTCGACGAGGCCGTACGCACCCTGGACGGCGCCCGCCCCGGCCCGTCCGTCACCCATGACGTGCCGCTGCTCGGCGCCGAGGGCTACCAGGCGCTGTGGAACCGGCGGCAGAACCTCGCCGCCGAATCGGGCCTGCACGTCGCCCGGATCGAGCACTTCCTGCACCGCTACGGCTCACTGATCGGCGAGTTGCTGGACATCGTCAAGGCCGACCCGGCGCTCGGCGAGCCGCTGCCAGGCTCCGACGACTACCTGCTCGCCGAAGCCGTCTACGCCGTCACCCACGAGGGCGCGCGACACCTCGACGACGTCCTCACCCGGCGGACCCGGTCCTCCATCGAGTCCTGGGACCGCGGCGTGGCCGCCGCCGAGACCGTCGCCGCCCTGATGGCCGGCCCGCTCGGCTGGGACGCCCAGCAGGTCGCCAACGAGGTCGAGCACTACCGCAAGCGCGTCGAGGCCGAACTCGAGGCGCAGCGGCAGCCCGACGACGTCACCGCCGACGCGGCCCGGCTCGGCGCACCGGACATCGTCCCGCTGCACTGA
- a CDS encoding VOC family protein has protein sequence MGSWVQRVGAVTLFVEDLAQARRFYQEVFELPVMYEDPNSAVFDFGGLLVNLLTTAAVPELIEPAGLADPAAGARFQLTLNVPDVDAVCERLAAHGVKLLNGPMDRPWGIRTAAFRDPAGHIWEVAG, from the coding sequence ATGGGGTCGTGGGTGCAGCGGGTCGGTGCGGTGACGCTGTTCGTCGAGGACCTGGCGCAGGCGCGGCGGTTCTACCAGGAGGTGTTCGAGCTGCCGGTCATGTACGAGGACCCCAACTCGGCGGTGTTCGACTTCGGCGGGCTGCTGGTCAACCTGCTGACGACGGCGGCCGTTCCGGAGCTGATCGAGCCGGCCGGGCTGGCCGATCCGGCGGCCGGGGCGCGGTTCCAGCTGACGCTGAACGTGCCGGACGTGGACGCGGTGTGCGAGCGCCTGGCGGCGCACGGGGTGAAGCTGCTGAACGGTCCGATGGACCGGCCGTGGGGCATCCGCACCGCGGCGTTCCGCGACCCGGCGGGGCACATCTGGGAGGTCGCGGGGTGA
- a CDS encoding LamB/YcsF family protein, translating to MTDAVIDLNADLGEGFGRWTLTDDEALLSVVTSANVACGFHAGDPSTMRRVCALAAERGVRIGAQVSYRDLAGFGRRAMDVPPEELADEIAYQIGALQVFARAAGSRVSYVKPHGALYNRVVQDNEQAEAVVSGVLRAGAVCDGPLPVLGLPGSRLLAVAEGVGLPVVAEAFADRAYTWAGTLVPRRDPDAVVHDPEAVIARAVGIARDGAVTAVGGEPVAVEARSLCVHGDTPGAAQLAWRVRGALASAGVRVEPFV from the coding sequence GTGACCGATGCGGTGATTGACCTCAATGCGGACCTCGGCGAGGGGTTCGGACGCTGGACGCTGACCGACGACGAGGCGCTGCTGTCCGTGGTCACCAGCGCCAACGTGGCGTGCGGCTTCCACGCGGGCGACCCGTCGACCATGCGGCGGGTGTGCGCGCTGGCCGCCGAGCGCGGCGTGCGGATCGGCGCCCAGGTCTCCTACCGCGACCTGGCCGGCTTCGGCCGGCGGGCGATGGACGTCCCGCCGGAGGAGCTCGCCGACGAGATCGCCTACCAGATCGGCGCCCTGCAGGTGTTCGCCCGCGCGGCCGGCTCGCGGGTGTCCTACGTCAAGCCGCACGGCGCGCTGTACAACCGGGTGGTGCAGGACAACGAGCAGGCGGAGGCGGTGGTCTCGGGCGTGCTCCGGGCGGGCGCGGTCTGCGACGGGCCGCTGCCGGTGCTCGGCCTGCCCGGCTCGCGGCTGCTGGCGGTCGCCGAGGGCGTCGGACTGCCCGTGGTCGCCGAGGCGTTCGCCGACCGGGCGTACACCTGGGCCGGCACGCTGGTGCCCCGGCGCGACCCGGACGCGGTGGTGCACGACCCCGAGGCGGTGATCGCCCGCGCGGTGGGCATCGCCCGCGACGGCGCGGTGACCGCGGTCGGCGGCGAGCCGGTCGCGGTCGAGGCCCGCTCCCTCTGCGTCCACGGCGACACCCCGGGCGCCGCCCAACTCGCCTGGCGCGTCCGCGGCGCCCTCGCCTCCGCGGGCGTCCGCGTCGAGCCCTTCGTCTGA
- a CDS encoding GNAT family N-acetyltransferase translates to MDDVRLVTWRLVLRRFTPADLDALAELHGDPEVMRHLDDGRPVPRGTVADRTLPALLRAYEELPAGLGCWAAVERGAFVGWFSLRPATSVGLAGGPDGGLEIGYRLLPSAWGRGLATEGARALVRSAFAEPAAERVVATTMAVNTASRRVLERAGLRYERTFHVDWPDPIEGAEHGDVVYGLTRGEWAPVHLGAGSGSGRLTGPGSRRRRGAPRR, encoded by the coding sequence ATGGACGACGTACGACTGGTCACCTGGCGGCTGGTGCTGCGCCGCTTCACGCCGGCGGACCTGGACGCGCTGGCGGAGCTGCACGGCGACCCGGAGGTGATGCGCCACCTCGACGACGGACGCCCCGTGCCCCGGGGGACGGTGGCGGACCGGACGCTGCCCGCGCTGCTGCGCGCGTACGAGGAGCTGCCGGCCGGGCTGGGCTGCTGGGCGGCGGTCGAGCGGGGTGCGTTCGTCGGCTGGTTCTCGCTGCGGCCCGCCACCAGCGTCGGCCTGGCGGGTGGGCCGGACGGCGGCCTGGAGATCGGTTACCGCCTGCTGCCCTCCGCCTGGGGCCGGGGGCTGGCGACGGAGGGCGCCCGGGCGCTGGTCCGCTCCGCCTTCGCCGAGCCGGCGGCCGAGCGCGTGGTGGCCACCACGATGGCGGTGAACACCGCCTCCCGCCGGGTGCTGGAGCGCGCCGGGCTGCGGTACGAACGGACCTTCCACGTCGACTGGCCGGACCCGATCGAGGGCGCCGAGCACGGCGACGTGGTCTACGGGCTGACCCGCGGGGAGTGGGCCCCCGTCCACCTCGGCGCAGGATCCGGCTCGGGCCGGCTCACTGGGCCAGGTAGCCGCCGTCGACGGGGAGCACCGCGCCGGTGA
- a CDS encoding RNA-binding protein, whose translation MPEIRVHRVTKYDPADRDERGHYTGPLDCWSDEGPVEAAYLETVAAFARAAGIDRLTVRDPGLSGPVHFGLGPLLDGHGLSGLFPEPAAFHDGAEVDLATAVELVRVMLRESGAWCRLEADERFFVHVGYDLYMYIGTTGPYEPGMRRAQELGLFPEPLAESPYAPAPDGSTPKPPADGAFWERVRRAVAAGEVQLLEEEFAGGAARWHHLTPDTVDAVRAGLAARSLLALWPDTLSADQDAVLGGLDPENDHRILREHADGRLSTCWIDPEDPQDIAVELASTRRVAAVSHEPGPLLVAVLPDADGVVRVRGTT comes from the coding sequence GTGCCCGAGATCCGCGTCCACCGCGTCACCAAGTACGACCCCGCCGACCGCGACGAGCGCGGCCACTACACCGGCCCGCTCGACTGCTGGTCCGACGAGGGCCCGGTCGAGGCCGCCTACCTGGAGACCGTCGCGGCGTTCGCCCGGGCCGCCGGGATCGACCGGCTGACCGTCCGCGACCCCGGCCTGTCGGGCCCGGTCCACTTCGGCCTCGGCCCGCTGCTGGACGGCCACGGCCTTTCCGGGCTCTTCCCCGAGCCGGCCGCCTTCCACGACGGCGCGGAAGTCGACCTCGCCACCGCGGTCGAGCTGGTCCGGGTGATGCTGCGGGAGAGCGGCGCGTGGTGCCGTCTGGAGGCCGACGAGCGGTTCTTCGTCCACGTCGGCTACGACCTGTACATGTACATCGGCACCACCGGGCCGTACGAGCCGGGCATGCGCCGCGCACAGGAGCTCGGGCTGTTCCCCGAGCCGCTCGCCGAATCGCCGTACGCTCCCGCGCCCGACGGGAGCACGCCGAAGCCGCCCGCGGACGGCGCGTTCTGGGAGCGCGTACGGCGCGCGGTCGCGGCAGGGGAGGTGCAGCTGCTCGAAGAGGAGTTCGCCGGTGGTGCCGCGCGCTGGCACCACCTCACCCCCGACACGGTGGACGCCGTGCGCGCCGGCCTCGCGGCCCGTTCACTCCTCGCGCTCTGGCCGGACACGCTCAGCGCGGACCAGGACGCCGTCCTCGGCGGGCTCGACCCGGAGAACGACCACCGCATCCTGCGCGAACACGCCGACGGCCGGCTCAGCACCTGCTGGATCGACCCGGAGGACCCGCAGGACATCGCCGTCGAACTCGCCAGCACCCGCCGCGTCGCCGCGGTCTCCCACGAACCGGGCCCGCTGCTCGTCGCCGTCCTGCCCGACGCCGACGGCGTGGTCCGCGTCCGCGGCACCACCTGA
- a CDS encoding HEAT repeat domain-containing protein has protein sequence MFEPVIAPSASLLGLLQRGRGDGQLHALAADRDEAIAAVEACVTADPRADWQVENRSLYYARLYMELEAPLTGLELHLNSVEDLENDDDARTGLALSVLGHLAAYGRRDALDLLRAYTATGSNWPWALDELALRDDDAALLDLAPAVLARFPEGPEGDAELREVIRSAYEPKPWRLWAAHHPRIAAASEQSPFDLWQRQINRPGVTPGWSTADVLAWADQADPAGGGPSALVRRAAAAARCLTAVVRSEDRPLLLGAAAGDEPGARIAALRYLVEQRDEAVADLIETAAADFDCRVVAAALELLGRMRGPQALARARTWADPETGGADSALGEAAVQLLAAVGEPCDGPLVVAGLRHWISVRGVTGAGLGTLVDGAGRLAAAAAVPALRHVYGEAVSSELRGRAARALSITDPHFGQGPAVECLWDCEESTRELAARHVTTTGDIRVLERLRRLAADPAEEAEVHEAVRGRLTRG, from the coding sequence ATGTTCGAGCCAGTGATAGCGCCCAGCGCCAGCCTCCTCGGCCTCCTGCAGAGAGGCCGCGGTGACGGGCAGCTGCATGCGTTGGCAGCAGACCGCGACGAGGCCATTGCCGCCGTCGAGGCCTGCGTCACCGCCGATCCCCGCGCCGACTGGCAGGTCGAGAACCGCTCCTTGTACTACGCGCGGCTCTACATGGAGCTCGAGGCCCCCCTGACCGGCCTCGAACTCCACCTCAACTCCGTCGAGGACCTGGAGAACGACGACGACGCCCGCACCGGCCTCGCCCTCTCCGTCCTCGGCCACCTCGCCGCCTACGGGCGCCGCGACGCCCTCGACCTGCTGCGCGCCTACACCGCGACCGGCAGCAACTGGCCATGGGCCCTCGACGAACTCGCCCTGCGCGACGACGACGCCGCGCTGCTCGACCTCGCCCCCGCCGTGCTCGCCCGCTTCCCGGAAGGCCCGGAGGGCGACGCCGAGCTGCGCGAGGTGATCCGCTCCGCGTACGAGCCCAAGCCCTGGCGGCTGTGGGCCGCGCACCACCCCCGGATCGCCGCCGCGAGCGAGCAGTCGCCGTTCGACCTGTGGCAACGCCAGATCAACCGGCCGGGCGTCACCCCCGGCTGGTCCACCGCCGACGTCCTCGCCTGGGCCGACCAGGCCGACCCGGCCGGCGGCGGTCCCTCCGCCCTGGTCCGCCGGGCCGCCGCGGCCGCCCGCTGCCTGACCGCCGTGGTCCGCTCCGAGGACCGCCCGCTGCTGCTGGGCGCCGCCGCCGGCGACGAGCCCGGCGCGCGGATCGCCGCCCTGCGGTACCTCGTCGAGCAGCGCGACGAGGCGGTGGCCGACCTGATCGAGACGGCCGCCGCCGACTTCGACTGCCGGGTGGTGGCCGCCGCCCTGGAACTGCTCGGCCGGATGCGCGGGCCGCAGGCCCTCGCCCGTGCCCGCACCTGGGCCGACCCGGAGACGGGCGGTGCCGACAGCGCGCTCGGCGAGGCCGCCGTCCAACTGCTCGCCGCCGTCGGCGAACCGTGCGACGGCCCGCTGGTGGTGGCCGGCCTGCGGCACTGGATCTCGGTGCGCGGCGTGACCGGGGCCGGACTCGGCACCCTGGTCGACGGTGCGGGGCGGCTGGCCGCCGCTGCCGCCGTCCCCGCGCTGCGCCATGTGTACGGCGAGGCCGTCTCCTCGGAGCTGCGCGGGCGCGCCGCACGGGCGCTGTCGATCACCGACCCGCACTTCGGGCAGGGTCCGGCCGTCGAGTGCCTCTGGGACTGCGAGGAGTCCACCCGGGAGCTCGCCGCCCGGCACGTCACCACCACGGGCGACATCCGGGTGCTGGAGCGCCTGCGCCGGCTCGCGGCGGATCCCGCCGAGGAGGCCGAGGTGCACGAGGCCGTACGGGGACGACTCACCCGGGGCTGA
- a CDS encoding aminoglycoside phosphotransferase family protein, producing MYSSASTGARPSTTAITPNDGGTARHTLGQARTGLRPPTAAGGRPAPRSTELRDPRARTSTLVTRPVEQGLRPGTGRLPAGRQPEAFVDRVDPATLQTPAVRAVLANIARICPAFLPRQVLREGSRHILVAGTIGRAPVVAKCLAPGALRSPQADQLVERFHHEVAVYRAFVRHRPPVRLPRLVAADHDRCVLVLERVPGRPASRERHPVNAPTPGEVRAVLGAVRTLNLWRPPTDVFGKPLDYQLEVARFHSVGLLTDRDAGDLRGLMHGLASVPWQLCHGDALLGNMLLAPSGPVLLDWEQAGWYLPGYDLAVLWSVLSGDTAARRQISQLAQSGGTLARDAFLVNLVLVLMREIRLHDVPGAGEEQRIMIRRLYDDAALARRAVRAAVGTR from the coding sequence ATGTACTCCTCAGCCAGCACCGGCGCCCGCCCGTCGACCACCGCCATCACCCCCAACGACGGAGGCACCGCGCGCCACACCCTCGGCCAGGCCAGGACCGGCCTGCGCCCGCCCACCGCCGCCGGCGGCCGCCCCGCGCCGCGCTCCACCGAGCTGCGCGACCCGCGGGCCCGCACCAGCACGCTGGTGACCCGCCCGGTGGAGCAGGGCCTGCGGCCCGGCACCGGCCGGCTGCCGGCCGGGCGGCAGCCCGAGGCGTTCGTGGACCGCGTCGACCCGGCCACCCTGCAGACGCCCGCGGTGCGCGCCGTGCTCGCCAACATCGCGCGGATATGTCCCGCCTTCCTCCCCCGCCAGGTGCTGCGGGAGGGCAGCCGGCACATCCTCGTCGCGGGCACCATCGGGCGTGCGCCGGTGGTCGCCAAGTGCCTGGCGCCGGGAGCGCTGCGCAGCCCGCAGGCCGATCAGCTGGTCGAGCGCTTCCACCACGAGGTGGCGGTGTACCGGGCGTTCGTGCGGCACCGTCCGCCGGTGCGGCTGCCCCGGCTGGTGGCGGCCGACCACGACCGCTGCGTGCTGGTGCTGGAGCGCGTCCCGGGCCGGCCCGCCTCCCGCGAGCGCCACCCGGTGAACGCGCCCACCCCGGGCGAGGTCCGCGCGGTGCTCGGCGCGGTGCGCACCCTCAACCTGTGGCGCCCGCCGACCGACGTGTTCGGCAAGCCGCTGGACTACCAGCTGGAGGTCGCCCGGTTCCACTCGGTCGGCCTGCTCACCGACCGGGACGCCGGCGACCTGCGCGGCCTGATGCACGGCCTGGCCTCGGTGCCCTGGCAGCTGTGCCACGGCGACGCGCTGCTCGGCAACATGCTGCTCGCGCCGTCCGGCCCGGTGCTGCTCGACTGGGAGCAGGCCGGCTGGTACCTGCCCGGCTACGACCTGGCGGTGCTGTGGAGCGTGCTCTCCGGCGACACCGCGGCGCGCCGGCAGATCAGCCAGCTCGCCCAGTCCGGCGGGACGCTGGCCCGGGACGCCTTCCTGGTGAACCTGGTGCTGGTGCTGATGCGGGAGATCCGGCTGCACGACGTCCCGGGGGCGGGCGAGGAGCAGCGGATCATGATCCGTCGGCTGTACGACGACGCGGCGCTGGCCCGCCGGGCGGTCCGGGCGGCCGTCGGCACCCGCTGA
- a CDS encoding SDR family NAD(P)-dependent oxidoreductase, translating to MSGGRLAGRAAVITGAARGIGRATAELFAAEGARLVLTDVDGPALEDLRLPGAEVRTVVGDVAEPADARAMIEAAVDAYGRIDVLVANAGVIPLKNVLDATPEDWDRVMAVDGRGMFLTCKYAIERMAADGGGSIVCLSSISGLAGQADQAVYGPAKFVATGLTKHLAVEWAARGIRVNAVAPGTIRTDRVRALSDEPGGPEYLEAIERLHPMARLGEPSEVAAAVLFLASDEASFVTGAVLPVDGGYLAQ from the coding sequence ATGAGCGGCGGACGGCTCGCGGGCAGGGCAGCGGTGATCACGGGGGCGGCGCGCGGCATCGGGCGGGCGACCGCCGAACTGTTCGCGGCGGAAGGAGCACGGCTGGTCCTCACCGACGTGGACGGGCCGGCGCTGGAGGACCTGCGCCTCCCGGGCGCCGAGGTCCGGACGGTGGTCGGCGACGTCGCCGAGCCGGCCGACGCACGGGCGATGATCGAGGCCGCCGTGGACGCGTACGGCCGGATCGACGTGCTGGTCGCCAACGCCGGGGTGATCCCGCTGAAGAACGTGCTCGACGCCACCCCCGAGGACTGGGACCGGGTGATGGCCGTCGACGGCCGCGGCATGTTCCTGACCTGCAAGTACGCGATCGAGCGGATGGCGGCCGACGGCGGCGGGTCGATCGTCTGCCTGTCCTCGATCTCCGGCCTCGCCGGGCAGGCGGACCAGGCGGTCTACGGGCCGGCGAAGTTCGTCGCCACCGGCCTGACCAAGCACCTGGCCGTCGAGTGGGCGGCCCGCGGCATCCGGGTCAACGCGGTGGCCCCCGGCACCATCCGCACCGACCGGGTCCGGGCCCTGTCCGACGAACCGGGCGGGCCCGAGTACCTGGAGGCGATCGAGCGCCTGCACCCGATGGCCCGGCTCGGCGAGCCGTCCGAGGTCGCGGCCGCCGTCCTCTTCCTCGCCTCCGACGAGGCGTCCTTCGTCACCGGCGCGGTGCTCCCCGTCGACGGCGGCTACCTGGCCCAGTGA